In Clostridium sp. DL-VIII, the following proteins share a genomic window:
- a CDS encoding MerR family transcriptional regulator: MGYSIAEVSEKTHLTPHTLRYYEKEGLLPFVERSDSGNRNFKEEDLEMLELICCLKNTGMPLKKIKDYIQLCIQGNSTVEIRREIFLKHREDVLNQMAELQKNLDKINCKIDHYDSVYNKYRQVIQRAAK; the protein is encoded by the coding sequence ATGGGATACAGTATTGCTGAAGTTTCTGAAAAGACTCATCTAACACCACACACACTTAGATATTATGAAAAAGAAGGCTTATTACCTTTTGTAGAACGTAGTGATTCAGGTAACAGAAATTTTAAAGAAGAAGACTTAGAAATGTTAGAACTTATTTGCTGCCTAAAAAATACAGGAATGCCATTAAAGAAAATTAAAGACTATATTCAATTATGCATCCAAGGTAATAGTACTGTTGAAATTCGTAGAGAGATATTTCTAAAACATAGAGAAGACGTCTTAAATCAAATGGCTGAATTACAGAAAAATCTTGATAAAATTAACTGTAAAATTGATCATTATGATTCTGTTTACAATAAATACAGACAAGTCATCCAAAGAGCAGCTAAGTAA
- a CDS encoding CPC_1213 family protein, with amino-acid sequence MDNGMKRKHTNKHKTLNHNPQAESVKAVFGEPKAKDSEFIPKTFD; translated from the coding sequence ATGGATAATGGTATGAAAAGAAAACATACAAATAAGCATAAAACATTAAATCATAATCCACAAGCTGAAAGTGTAAAAGCAGTTTTTGGGGAACCTAAGGCTAAAGATTCTGAATTCATTCCAAAAACTTTTGATTAA
- a CDS encoding transposase, which produces MKRSYDKQFKIAAVKLVMEDNTSVTDVAEALLIPYAVR; this is translated from the coding sequence ATGAAAAGGAGTTATGACAAACAATTTAAAATAGCAGCGGTTAAATTAGTTATGGAAGATAATACGTCTGTTACTGACGTGGCGGAAGCATTATTAATTCCTTATGCCGTCAGATAA
- a CDS encoding aspartyl-phosphate phosphatase Spo0E family protein has translation MKNDEDLSKFDQAMEKARANLHKSIEIYGLSSNEVIIASKNLDIYI, from the coding sequence TTGAAAAATGATGAAGATTTATCTAAGTTTGACCAAGCTATGGAAAAAGCTAGAGCAAATCTACATAAATCAATTGAAATATATGGACTGAGTTCTAACGAGGTGATAATTGCCAGTAAAAATTTAGATATATATATATAA
- a CDS encoding tetratricopeptide repeat protein, whose product MFDNEILSPNERIKKYRINILGATQEEISQGICTTTWLSKIENNKRNLTVGLAIGIAENFNKIVKKKGINLSLITPEELMQDEYQQANHILTNIINELREIKEIYIFDEKLLKAEELIENYNIMDNNKIELYKLSADFYYYKHSYAKSDYMCDIGLKISINSQNSFEEVTFYIYKSRNNIFTENYGKALQQLDYAEKLNNLIMEDKLSIMILYYKSTTYKKLGEYDSSLEYFKRLKQFEINDCSMLLKVKMNHANCLNDYHKFDEAEKEYKEALNIAMKYDDKNIISMIYRNLSELYVNKKNYKSALMYIKESLEYNQNNEDRGEYLYFASKILQKLHEEFETYLLQALEICEQKDREKLNLIEKIIYELVLIYIKKDDKENLMLIVDRAKELNIDYSLIYSEIGEYYRSRNEEKSIYFYKKSREKMKNIKKI is encoded by the coding sequence ATGTTTGATAATGAAATTCTATCACCTAATGAAAGAATAAAGAAATACAGAATAAATATACTTGGGGCAACTCAAGAGGAAATTTCACAAGGCATATGTACAACAACTTGGCTAAGCAAAATTGAAAATAATAAACGGAATCTAACAGTAGGCTTAGCTATAGGAATTGCTGAAAATTTTAATAAAATTGTGAAAAAGAAAGGAATAAATCTATCATTAATTACGCCAGAGGAACTTATGCAAGATGAATATCAACAAGCAAATCATATTTTGACTAATATTATTAATGAATTAAGAGAAATTAAAGAAATATATATATTTGACGAAAAGTTATTGAAAGCTGAAGAATTAATTGAAAATTATAACATTATGGATAATAATAAGATAGAGTTGTATAAATTATCTGCTGATTTTTACTATTATAAACATAGTTATGCTAAAAGTGATTATATGTGTGATATTGGATTAAAGATAAGTATTAATTCTCAAAATAGTTTCGAGGAAGTGACTTTTTATATATATAAATCCAGAAATAATATATTTACTGAGAATTACGGTAAAGCATTACAACAATTAGATTACGCAGAAAAACTAAATAATCTCATAATGGAAGATAAACTTTCTATAATGATACTGTATTATAAGTCAACTACATATAAAAAACTAGGTGAGTATGATAGCTCTTTAGAATATTTTAAAAGACTAAAGCAATTTGAAATTAATGATTGTAGCATGTTATTAAAAGTGAAAATGAATCATGCTAATTGTTTGAATGATTATCATAAGTTTGACGAAGCAGAAAAAGAATACAAGGAAGCACTAAATATAGCTATGAAATATGATGATAAAAACATTATATCTATGATTTATAGAAATTTATCTGAATTATACGTTAATAAAAAAAATTACAAGTCAGCTTTAATGTATATCAAAGAATCTTTGGAGTATAATCAAAATAATGAAGACCGTGGAGAATATCTATATTTTGCAAGCAAAATACTTCAAAAATTACATGAAGAGTTTGAAACGTATCTTTTACAGGCGTTAGAGATATGTGAACAAAAAGATAGAGAGAAATTAAATTTAATTGAAAAAATAATTTATGAGTTGGTGCTTATTTATATAAAAAAAGATGATAAAGAAAATTTAATGCTAATAGTAGATAGAGCAAAAGAATTAAATATAGATTATTCTTTAATTTATTCAGAGATTGGAGAATATTATAGAAGTCGAAATGAAGAAAAAAGTATATATTTTTATAAAAAATCAAGAGAAAAAATGAAAAATATTAAAAAAATTTAG